DNA from Flavobacterium aestivum:
GCAAACTGAGTATTTACAAAATGACCCGGTTTATTAGCAATAATCTTTCCTTGAATTTTTGTTCCAATCAAGGCTAAATCACCAATTATATCCAAAAGTTTATGTCTGGCAGCTTCATTAGGATAATGCAAAGTAAGATTATCTAAAATTCCATTTGGCTTAACAGTTATTTCATCTTTACCAAATGCTTTCTTTAAATTTTCCATTGTAGACTCTGATATCTCTTTGTCTACATATACAATTGCATTATTTAAATCTCCACCTTTGATTAATCCGTTTTCTAAAAGAGATTCCAATTCATGTAAAAAACTGAATGTTCTTGCATTTGAAATTTCTGCTTTAAATTCAGAAATACTCTTCATAGTTGCATTTTGGGTTCCTAAAATTTTAGTTCCAAAATCTACCATTGCTGTAACACTATAGTGATCACTTGGCATAACCATGATCTCACTTCCTGTGGCTTCATCTATAAATGAAATCACTTCCTTTACAACATACACATTTCTGTTTAATTCTTGTTCTATAATTCCAGCTTCTTCAATGGCTTCCATAAAAAACTTAGAAGAACCATCCATAATTGGCAATTCAGAAGCATCTAATTCTATGATGATATTATCCAAATCACATCCCATTAGCGCAGCCAAAACATGCTCAGGAGTTTGAATTTTGACACCTAATTTTTCTAAATTAGTACCGCGCTGTGTATTGACTACATAATTTGCATCAGCTTCAATAACAGGTTGACCTTCAAGATCAACACGTACAAATGTAAAGCCGTTATTTACAGGAGCTGGTTTAAAAGTAATTTTTACTTCATTCCCAGTATGTAATCCAACACCAGTAAGCGAAATTTCTGTTTTGATGGTTTTCTGTTTAACCATTGTTTCCATTTTTTTGGTTTAATATTTGTTTTTTTAACTCCTCTATTTCTTTAACTAATTTTGGTAAATTCTTAAAATGTATATATGATTTACTAAAATCCGAATATCCAAATGTTGGACTTCCTTGCAAAACTTCGTTGTCTTTAATATTCCCTGCAACTCCTGACTGGGCTTGAATGCGAACATTATTTCCTATTGTTAAATGACCAACTATACCAACTTGACCACCAATCATACAGTTTTCACCAACTTTTGTAGAGCCTGCAATTCCTGTTTGTGCTGCAATAACGGTGTTTTTTCCAACTTCTACGTTATGTGCAATCTGAATTTGATTGTCAATCTTAACGCCTTTCCTTATTATGGTAGATCCTAAAGTTGCTCTATCAATTGTTGAGTTCGCGCCAATTTCAACATCATCTTCGATAATTACATTCCCAATTTGAGGAATCTTATTATATGTACCATCTTCATTTGGAGCATATCCAAATCCATCTGCACCTATTATAACTCCAGAATGTACAATACAATTATTACCTATTACAGTTTCTGAATATATTTTGGCACCCGCAAAAATAGTAACATTATCACCAATAGTAACATTATCACCAATAAAACTATTTGGATAAATTTTTACATTATCTCCCAATACTACATTATCTCCTATATAACTAAAACTACCAAAATATAGATTTTCACCATATTTTGCACTTTCAGAAATAAATGAAGGCTGTTCAATACCGTTTTTATTTAGCTTTACTTGATTATAAAACTCCAGTAATTTTGAAAAAGCTTTATAAGCATCCGCAACTTTAATAAGAGTTGTGGTTATTGGAGATTCAGGAACAAAAGTATCATTAACAATAGTTATTGAAGCTTTTGTACTATAAATATAATTGATGTATTTAGGATTTGATAAAAAAGTAAGTGATCCTTCAGAACCTTCTTCTATTTTAGACAATCGGGAAACTTCAATATTGGGATCTCCAACAATTTCTCCTTCTAATATTCCTGCTATTTGTTCTGCTGTAAATTTCATCTTATAAGGTTGTATTTTTCATAAGCATAAGATCGAACTTGTAATAAAGTACTATCAATATTAAATAAAAAATAGATTGGCTGTTTTTCGCTGCGACAAAAATATAAAAAATAGGTTTTAAATGTTCTTTTTATAGTAGTTGTTTTGGAAAACATATATAATACTTAGTGACTAATTTCGATAACGATTTCAAATTCAGCTGATCTGAAGCTTCAACTACATCTTCAATTGTCAGATCTTTGTTTAAAATACGAATGGGTTCAGCTACTTTACTGTAAGCTTGACTCTTTATTTTACCCTTAAAAATAAAATAATTAGATTCTGTAAGGGAAATATTATTTTGAATTGAGAAACGTTCTTTCTGAATTAACAACTCTTCTGTTGAGACTTTATCATTGGTTAATTTAATTT
Protein-coding regions in this window:
- a CDS encoding bifunctional UDP-3-O-[3-hydroxymyristoyl] N-acetylglucosamine deacetylase/3-hydroxyacyl-ACP dehydratase, with translation MVKQKTIKTEISLTGVGLHTGNEVKITFKPAPVNNGFTFVRVDLEGQPVIEADANYVVNTQRGTNLEKLGVKIQTPEHVLAALMGCDLDNIIIELDASELPIMDGSSKFFMEAIEEAGIIEQELNRNVYVVKEVISFIDEATGSEIMVMPSDHYSVTAMVDFGTKILGTQNATMKSISEFKAEISNARTFSFLHELESLLENGLIKGGDLNNAIVYVDKEISESTMENLKKAFGKDEITVKPNGILDNLTLHYPNEAARHKLLDIIGDLALIGTKIQGKIIANKPGHFVNTQFAKKMAKIIKNEQRNYVPTYDLNQEPLMDIHKIMSMLPHRPPFLLIDRIIEMSDSHVVGMKNVTMNENFFVGHFPNAPVMPGVLIVEAMAQTGGILVLSTVPDPENYLTFFMKIDNVKFKQKVLPGDTLVFKCDLITPIRRGICHMQANAYANGKLVAQAELMAQIARKQ
- the lpxD gene encoding UDP-3-O-(3-hydroxymyristoyl)glucosamine N-acyltransferase; the protein is MKFTAEQIAGILEGEIVGDPNIEVSRLSKIEEGSEGSLTFLSNPKYINYIYSTKASITIVNDTFVPESPITTTLIKVADAYKAFSKLLEFYNQVKLNKNGIEQPSFISESAKYGENLYFGSFSYIGDNVVLGDNVKIYPNSFIGDNVTIGDNVTIFAGAKIYSETVIGNNCIVHSGVIIGADGFGYAPNEDGTYNKIPQIGNVIIEDDVEIGANSTIDRATLGSTIIRKGVKIDNQIQIAHNVEVGKNTVIAAQTGIAGSTKVGENCMIGGQVGIVGHLTIGNNVRIQAQSGVAGNIKDNEVLQGSPTFGYSDFSKSYIHFKNLPKLVKEIEELKKQILNQKNGNNG